One genomic window of Hemitrygon akajei chromosome 1, sHemAka1.3, whole genome shotgun sequence includes the following:
- the ptpn23a gene encoding tyrosine-protein phosphatase non-receptor type 23 produces MEAVPRMPMIWLDLKEAGEFSFATAVRQYILKHYGENPSNYSEELKKLEQLRQSAVNVTRDFEGCSTLRKYFGQLHYLQSRIPMGSGEEAAVPVTWTEIFSGKAVTVDEICYEQACILYNLGALHSMLGAVDNRVTEEGMKVSCTHFQCSAGAFTYLRDHFSHSFSVDMSHQILNLNINLMLGQAQECLLEKSMLDNRKSFLVARISAQVVDFYKEACRALENSETASLIGKFQKDWKKLVQMKIYYYAAVAHLHMGKQSEEQQKYGERLAYFQSSLDKLNEAIKYAKGQPETVQEALKFTMDVIGGKYTAAKKDNDFIYHEAVPPIDSLTSVKGASLVKALPVNPTDPNVTGPDIFAKLVPIEAHEASSLYSEEKAKLLREVVDKIDTKNEVLVQFMDSLRIDPDSIDNLDMYNHIPPVLMEKCAALSVRPDTVKSLVQSMQILSGLYTDVEASLRELKELLDQDELMEKKFQEVTGKTTQQGKTLEFSKEWSKYMEVHEKASFTNTELHKAMNLHISNLRLLSGPLEDLRAALPSPIVSDEEKATLQNMKRILLKVGEMKDQRSLLLQQLRDAIQKDDITTTLVTTDHSEMKKLFEEQLKKYDQLRVYIDQNLAAQENILKALTDANVKYATVRKSLAEAEQKWNVTIQMLVASFEAYEDLMKKSQEGKEFYADLEGKVTRLLDKTKDVCKSQEEQRQVVLEQEIKKKPPPRPTAPKPLQKPSDAELESLSSIEDLDMQAFNAALTFSDLPNELKSLPPNTLASHISGMSVDGIGPYPMDPAGFPRIKHAAPEVFFAARTTSPPLQPPLPSQRFPPATSVSGHMHPYFHGGAVPQPCSVGGIAQPPYVGISHSGPPSVSGTSGVPPHGMGSSVSCPVLPQHISASSPPPPPVFPAVSRTRDPNPGQPQFTSGHLPPRGTSPQHMPNSISAPSVGHPYSTAGPYGMGQQVSSTVPVNTGLHTPAPPVEPMLAHPGQFCSQMPGANTVPQSNIGIRPSTTTVDSIQTPISSFTPDPQLVTGQMNRQPVYETTMKQLHTVSAGVPPVPAMNAVGQYPYQSGGQLSHFTNVPPFVDPTQGPQRVFQHPPQVHPDHQLQIRPQMPTQQPYPSQFFPQTRPQFQPQTRPQNPAQIPPHPPVPMPAQPRLQMQPQLRPHLYQHPPQDKIAQSGVPTHPGNAVFPANSGSVQQPRQTVPAAVVPQVQPCHALPPATDTQPVTLLPASSAQGPPRVPFTPVPPHLHSGLPPALLQNHIGAPQPISSGHLSSHPVQPTSSAAVGQMQSSTFGPGSPLPPPASLSPKPAQGPVSTLPAAMQPTPMPGSTVMQQRPPQSFTPGAPTATQPVSEVPFQRQNSLTDDLLSSSPDSQHGGPQTTVTQPLLLPTKADAKEGQKPKGIQIIEKDPYEKPEHVKMLLSELENFKVIIDSLDRPSFGTLTELDCKWKDLQDAQEKDARQLSIAIARCYTMKNRHQDIMPYDKNRIIIQSGKDDYINASMIEDLSSYCPRIIATQAPLVGTASDFWLMIYEQKVSLIVMLVSEQEVEKQKVVRYFPAERGQQIVHGPITLTLTTQKITQTHVERMIGLQYKDQSLKRTVIHLQFTSWPELGLPDSKSHLLRFIQEVHGHYLHQRPLHTPVVVHCSSGVRRTGAFCLVYAAIQEVEAGNGIPDLSRIVRKMRQQRKHMLQEKLHLKFCYKTILKHVEQVLLRHGVTTNLSTKAPSSSSQKIYSRQESQDLVLGGDLPISSIQATIAKLSIKASAGTIGDSKPNLLPSLDSSFSVWPNSQSEGLPVSADNLLQQDLIVEVPSSVPELAAPSQTSTSTLPLVTEANRVILDNCVSTQALDKMNIGPGNHSVTTQPCINNHITEAENKASSLDLLASLTAEAFTLDTNPRNRQKISKHSFFQPQDGQGLQATQTGEDPLSLLDPLWTLNKT; encoded by the exons GAGCCCTCCACTCGATGCTTGGAGCTGTGGATAACAGAGTTACCGAGGAG GGCATGAAGGTTTCCTGTACACATTTCCAATGCTCAGCGGGAGCTTTTACCTACTTGCGAGATCACTTCAGTCACTCATTCAGTGTAGACATGAGCCACCAGATTCTCAACCTTAACATCAATCTTATGCTG GGACAAGCTCAGGAGTGTCTTTTGGAAAAATCCATGTTGGACAACAGAAAAAGTTTTCTTGTAGCAAGAATCAGTGCTCAA GTGGTTGATTTTTATAAGGAAGCTTGTCGTGCACTGGAAAATTCTGAGACAGCTTCACTTATAGGAAAATTTCAgaaagactggaagaagctggtTCAGATGAAGATTTATTACTATGCAGCAGTTGCACAT CTTCATATGGGCAAGCAATCAGAGGAACAACAGAAATATGGAGAAAGG CTTGCTTACTTTCAAAGTTCATTAGATAAGTTAAATGAAGCAATCAAGTATGCAAAG GGGCAGCCGGAGACCGTACAAGAAGCATTGAAATTTACTATGgatgtaattggaggaaa GTACACTGCTGCCAAGAAGGATAATGACTTCATCTACCATGAGGCTGTCCCGCCCATTGATTCACTGACATCTGTGAAAG GAGCATCTCTGGTAAAAGCCCTTCCTGTTAACCCAACTGATCCAAATGTGACTGGTCCTGATATCTTTGCAAAATTGGTACCAATTGAAGCTCATGAGGCCTCGTCTCTGTACAG TGAAGAGAAAGCAAAATTATTGCGTGAAGTCGTTGATAAAATAGACACCAAGAATGAAGTCTTAGT GCAGTTCATGGATTCTCTGAGGATTGATCCAGATTCGATTGATAATTTAGACATGTATAATCAtattcctccagtcctgatggaaaAGTGTGCAGCGCTGAGTGTCCGACCAGATACTGTGAAAAGTTTGGTTCAATCTATGCAAA TTCTGTCTGGACTCTACACTGATGTGGAAGCGTCATTAAGAGAATTGAAGGAACTTCTAGACCAGGATGAATTAATGGAGAAGAAATTTCAAGAGGTGACTGGGAAAACAACCCAGCAAGGCAAAACATTGGAATTCAGCAAGGAATGGTCCAAATACATGGAAGTGCATGAGAAAGCAAGCTTCACCAATACTGAGCTGCACAAAGCAATGAACTTACACATTAGTAACTTGCGGCTGCTAAGTGGGCCCTTAGAAGATCTTCGTGCTGCTCTTCCAAGCCCTATTGTCTCAGATG AGGAAAAGGCTACACTGCAGAACATGAAACGTATTTTATTGAAGGTTGGAGAAATGAAAGACCAGCGCTCATTACTTTTACAGCAGCTCAGAGATGCCATTCAAAAGGATGATATCACTACAACCCTAGTTACaacagaccattcagaaatgaAG AAGCTTTTTGAAGAACAACTGAAGAAATATGACCAGCTGAGAGTTTACATTGATCAAAACCTCGCTGCCCAAGAAAACATCTTGAAGGCTTTGACAGACGCTAATGTTAAGTATGCCACAGTTAGGAAATCTCTCGCTGAAGCAGAACAGAA gTGGAACGTTACTATTCAGATGCTTGTAGCATCATTTGAGGCTTATGAAGACCTGATGAAGAAGTCCCAAGAAGGAAAAGAATTTTATGCAGATTTGGAAGGCAAAGTAACCCGGCTTCTGGATAAAACAAAGGACGTTTGTAAATCTCAGGAAGAACAAAGACAAGTGGTGTTGGAACA GGAAATTAAAAAGAAGCCACCACCAAGGCCTACAGCACCAAAACCTTTACAAAAACCTTCTGATGCAGAACTTGAATCTTTGTCAAGTATTGAAGATTTAGATATGCAAGCATTTAATGCAGCACTCACTTTCAGTGATCTACCCAATGAATTGAAGAGCCTACCACCAAACACTTTGGCTTCACACATTAGTGGAATGTCTGTAGATGGCATTGGACCATATCCTATGGATCCTGCAGGTTTCCCAAGGATAAAACATGCAGCTCCAGAGGTTTTCTTTGCTGCTAGGACTACTAGTCCACCACTACAACCACCATTACCCAGTCAACGGTTTCCACCAGCTACATCAGTATCAGGCCACATGCATCCTTATTTTCATGGGGGAGCAGTTCCACAGCCATGCTCAGTTGGTGGTATAGCCCAACCACCTTATGTAGGAATTAGTCATTCAGGGCCTCCTTCAGTCAGTGGTACATCTGGTGTACCTCCTCATGGCATGGGTTCATCTGTCTCTTGCCCTGTCCTCCCTCAACACATCTCTGCCtcttcaccaccaccaccaccagtctTTCCTgctgtgtccagaactagagatcCCAATCCTGGTCAGCCTCAGTTCACATCTGGCCATTTGCCTCCAAGGGGGACTTCACCACAACACATGCCAAATTCCATTTCTGCTCCTTCAGTGGGTCATCCTTATAGTACTGCTGGTCCTTATGGAATGGGGCAACAGGTTTCTTCAACTGTACCAGTTAACACTGGTCTGCACACGCCTGCTCCACCAGTTGAGCCTATGCTTGCTCATCCTGGACAATTTTGTAGTCAGATGCCTGGAGCTAACACAGTCCCTCAATCAAATATAGGAATTAGACCTTCAACCACAACGGTAGATAGCATACAGACTCCAATTTCTAGCTTCACACCGGATCCTCAATTAGTGACAGGGCAGATGAATAGGCAGCCAGTCTATGAAACAACAATGAAACAACTCCACACTGTTTCAGCTGGAGTTCCTCCTGTACCTGCAATGAATGCTGTCGGTCAGTATCCATACCAATCCGGTGGCCAACTGTCCCATTTTACTAATGTGCCACCATTTGTTGATCCTACCCAGGGACCACAGCGTGTGTTTCAACACCCGCCACAGGTGCATCCAGATCATCAACTGCAAATTCGGCCTCAAATGCCAACTCAACAGCCTTACCCATCACAGTTCTTTCCTCAGACTAGGCCACAGTTCCAGCCTCAGACAAGACCTCAAAATCCAGCACAGATCCCACCCCATCCTCCAGTACCAATGCCAGCTCAGCCTCGGCTTCAGATGCAACCTCAGTTAAGACCGCACCTCTATCAACATCCTCCTCAAGATAAAATTGCTCAGTCTGGTGTTCCCACTCATCCAGGCAATGCCGTTTTTCCAGCAAATTCAGGTAGCGTGCAGCAACCGAGACAGACTGTTCCTGCGGCAGTGGTTCCACAAGTTCAGCCATGCCATGCTCTACCACCTGCCACAGACACACAGCCAGTGACTTTGCTTCCTGCATCATCAGCTCAAGGGCCCCCACGTGTGCCATTTACACCTGTCCCACCTCATCTTCATTCGGGATTGCCACCAGCACTTCTACAAAATCATATTGGAGCACCACAGCCCATTTCGAGTGGCCATCTTTCTTCTCATCCAGTCCAGCCTACATCCAGTGCAGCTGTTGGCCAAATGCAATCCAGCACATTTGGACCTGGATCTCCATTGCCTCCTCCAGCATCCCTCTCCCCAAAGCCTGCACAAGGACCGGTCAGTACTCTGCCTGCAGCAATGCAGCCCACACCAATGCCTGGGTCTACTGTCATGCAACAGAGGCCACCACAATCTTTTACACCTGGTGCACCTACAGCAACCCAACCTGTCTCAGAAGTACCTTTCCAGAGACAAAACTCTTTAACTGATGATCTTCTGTCATCTAGTCCTGACAGCCAGCATGGAGGGCCTCAAACAACTGTGACTCAGCCACTTCTTCTGCCGACTAAAGCTGATGCAAAGGAAGGGCAGAAGCCAAAGGGAATACAAATCATTGAGAAAGATCCTTATGAGAAGCCTGAGCATGTGAAAATGTTGCTGAGTGAGTTGGAAAACTTTAAAGTCATTATTGATTCATTGGATAGGCCATCATTTGGAACTTTGACTGAACTAGACTGTAAGTGGAAAGATTTGCAGGATGCTCAAGAGAAAGATGCCCGACAATTGTCTATTGCCATTGCCCGCTGCTATACCATGAAAAACCGTCATCAGGATATCATGCCTTATGATAAAAATAGAATTATAATCCAGTCTGGAAAAGATgactatataaatgcaagcatGATTGAGGACTTGTCATCTTACTGTCCGAGAATCATAGCTACCCAGGCGCCTCTGGTGGGAACTGCATCGGATTTCTGGCTAATGATTTATGAACAGAAAGTGTCTCTGATAGTTATGCTCGTCTCTGAACAAGAAGTAGAGAAG CAAAAGGTAGTCCGTTACTTCCCTGCAGAAAGAGGCCAACAGATAGTGCATGGGCCCATTACTTTGACGTTGACCACACAGAAAATAACACAAACTCATGTGGAGCGAATGATTGGACTGCAATACAAAGACCAGAGTCTGAAACGGACAGTCATTCACCTGCAGTTTACCTCGTGGCCTGAGCT GGGGTTGCCTGACAGTAAGAGTCACTTGCTGCGTTTTATTCAGGAAGTGCATGGGCATTATCTGCACCAGCGTCCACTACATACCCCTGTTGTTGTCCACTGCAG TTCGGGAGTCAGAAGAACTGGTGCTTTCTGTCTCGTCTATGCAGCGATACAGGAGGTAGAGGCCGGCAATGGAATCCCTGACTTGTCTCGGATTGTGAGGAAAATGAGGCAGCAGAGGAAACACATGCTACAAGAAAAG CTCCACTTGAAGTTCTGTTACAAAACCATTCTCAAGCATGTGGAGCAGGTTCTACTGAGGCATGGAGTTACCACCAACCTGTCCACCAAAGCACCCAGCAGTTCATCTCAAaag ATTTATTCCCGCCAGGAGTCGCAGGACTTGGTACTGGGAGGCGATTTGCCAATTAGTTCCATCCAAGCAACAATTGCAAAACTTAGTATCAAGGCATCTGCAGGGACCATCGGGGACAGCAAACCAAACTTACTGCCTTCACTTGACTCAAGTTTCAGTGTGTGGCCTAATTCGCAATCTGAAGGTTTGCCAGTATCTGCTGATAATTTGCTCCAGCAGGACTTGATAGTTGAGGTTCCTAGTTCAGTGCCAGAATTGGCCGCACCATCACAGACATCAACATCAACTCTACCTCTGGTCACAGAAGCTAACAGGGTAATTTTGGACAATTGTGTTTCAACCCAGGCACTTGATAAAATGAACATAGGTCCAGGGAATCACTCAGTTACCACTCAACCATGTATTAACAACCACATCACAGAAGCAGAGAACAAGGCTTCATCCCTGGATCTTCTGGCTTCCTTGACTGCAGAGGCCTTCACTCTGGACACCAACCCACGGAACAGGCAGAAAATCAGCAAGCATAGCTTCTTTCAACCCCAGGATGGCCAAGGCCTTCAGGCCACTCAAACAGGCGAGGATCCCCTGAGCCTTCTGGATCCACTCTGGACTCTAAATAAAACGTGA